From Helicoverpa armigera isolate CAAS_96S chromosome 29, ASM3070526v1, whole genome shotgun sequence, the proteins below share one genomic window:
- the LOC110377829 gene encoding protein bric-a-brac 2 isoform X3 has translation MALPPQQFCVRWNSYHTNLQAVFPRLLLTEQFADVTLACESRQLRCHKLVLSACSAYLERLLLQNPCDHPIVLMRDMRFSEMQALVDFMYKGEVNVTQDELPSLLKSAEALQIRGLCSHDTSGVSGEAGRTDSKDYTVASDALVAHAQRDAQQQNGPSPAQKSPPTNNNNTHATTTNGTKKRKSEERADIKEETVEEDGLYYGELDNDNMEFNEDDEPGKPGSSLGQASGVRTSTEIVTRHFIDMDHGIPLNIHARPRLVGRRPNEIVNIETDVFQEKSYKQYSSQHLRDALIAVKKGYSVYAASNKYGVPRKTLRNWMEKYDIKSQFSKGRRGARTQILDPLDLMVERGSTKFEDTL, from the exons ATGGCGTTACCTCCGCAACAGTTTTGCGTCAGGTGGAATTCCTACCACACTAATTTACAG GCGGTATTCCCTCGCCTACTCCTCACGGAGCAGTTTGCGGACGTGACCCTGGCTTGCGAGTCCCGTCAGCTGCGCTGCCACAAGCTGGTGCTGTCAGCATGCTCCGCCTACCTCGAGCGGCTGCTGCTGCAGAACCCCTGCGACCATCCCATTGTGCTGATGAGGGACATGAG GTTCAGTGAGATGCAAGCTCTAGTGGACTTCATGTACAAGGGCGAGGTGAATGTCACCCAGGATGAGCTGCCCAGTCTACTCAAGTCTGCTGAGGCTCTGCAGATCAGAG GTCTATGCTCTCACGACACATCAGGAGTGTCGGGCGAGGCGGGTCGTACCGACAGCAAGGACTACACAGTCGCCAGCGACGCGCTCGTCGCGCATGCTCAACGAGACGCGCAGCAGCAGAACG GCCCATCCCCCGCCCAGAAATCCCCCCcaacaaacaacaacaacacCCACGCAACAACAACGAACGGAACCAAAAAGAGGAAATCAGAGGAGAGAGCCGACATCAAGGAGGAAACGGTGGAGGAGGACGGACTGTATTACGGCGAGCTGGACAACGATAACATGGAGTTTAACGAG gacGACGAACCCGGGAAACCAGGCAGCAGTTTAGGACAAGCATCAG GTGTCAGAACGTCCACTGAGATAGTAACGCGCCATTTTATCGATATGGACCACGGCATTCCTCTAAACATCCACGCGAGACCCCGTTTGGTCGGACGAAGGCCCAATGAGATCGTCAATATAGAAACAGACGTTTTCCAAGAGAAATCTTACAAGCAATACTCGTCGCAACATCTACGTGATGCCCTTATAGCTGTGAAAAAAGGATATAGTGTGTATGCCGCGTCTAATAAGTATGGAGTTCCGAGAAAGACTTTAAGGAATTGGATGGAGAAATATGATATTAAGAGTCAGTTTTCGAAAGGTAGGCGCGGTGCGAGGACCCAGATTTTGGATCCTTTGGATCTAATGGTGGAAAGGGGGTCTACTAAGTTTGAAGATACGTTGTAA
- the LOC110377829 gene encoding uncharacterized protein LOC110377829 isoform X1, whose protein sequence is MALPPQQFCVRWNSYHTNLQAVFPRLLLTEQFADVTLACESRQLRCHKLVLSACSAYLERLLLQNPCDHPIVLMRDMRFSEMQALVDFMYKGEVNVTQDELPSLLKSAEALQIRGLCSHDTSGVSGEAGRTDSKDYTVASDALVAHAQRDAQQQNGPSPAQKSPPTNNNNTHATTTNGTKKRKSEERADIKEETVEEDGLYYGELDNDNMEFNEDDEPGKPGSSLGQASGRPYLRVKPESELFFQTKLQNLAKVNSEYINRLSKMNASEIRNEFSKYGFNTNTSEDYSQKANEKSENDYYKSWLEQNGELEVSLLKASQVKKPKIDTKNQKSEVELIPKTKDGVANKEIFPKLVEKSQIRRRGRPPIFKDRNIDIGETVLKSDLDQFLEGKEVSSSGLSRKDLERVMMGKFNPNRRYSNEAMWAALMDVKKGGSIYRAAQTHKVPRKSLRNWMKRCHIKSSFPMPQQLKQFVENSKKQKEYKNFDYTNVPETQNYEKSGTETEAYDAEDFGKHFLTFTNSNVSSEDEAMKPNEDVLRDAEGKNEEGNAAIDMSVHE, encoded by the exons ATGGCGTTACCTCCGCAACAGTTTTGCGTCAGGTGGAATTCCTACCACACTAATTTACAG GCGGTATTCCCTCGCCTACTCCTCACGGAGCAGTTTGCGGACGTGACCCTGGCTTGCGAGTCCCGTCAGCTGCGCTGCCACAAGCTGGTGCTGTCAGCATGCTCCGCCTACCTCGAGCGGCTGCTGCTGCAGAACCCCTGCGACCATCCCATTGTGCTGATGAGGGACATGAG GTTCAGTGAGATGCAAGCTCTAGTGGACTTCATGTACAAGGGCGAGGTGAATGTCACCCAGGATGAGCTGCCCAGTCTACTCAAGTCTGCTGAGGCTCTGCAGATCAGAG GTCTATGCTCTCACGACACATCAGGAGTGTCGGGCGAGGCGGGTCGTACCGACAGCAAGGACTACACAGTCGCCAGCGACGCGCTCGTCGCGCATGCTCAACGAGACGCGCAGCAGCAGAACG GCCCATCCCCCGCCCAGAAATCCCCCCcaacaaacaacaacaacacCCACGCAACAACAACGAACGGAACCAAAAAGAGGAAATCAGAGGAGAGAGCCGACATCAAGGAGGAAACGGTGGAGGAGGACGGACTGTATTACGGCGAGCTGGACAACGATAACATGGAGTTTAACGAG gacGACGAACCCGGGAAACCAGGCAGCAGTTTAGGACAAGCATCAG gtcGACCGTACTTGCGAGTGAAGCCCGAAAGCGAGCTGTTTTTCCAAACTAAATtgcaaaatcttgcaaaagtcAACTCGGAATATATAAACAGACTTTCTAAAATGAACGCCAGTGAGATCAGAAACGAATTTTCGAAATACGGTTTCAATACTAATACAAGCGAAGATTATTCACAAAAAGCAAATGAGAAATCCGAAAATGATTATTACAAGTCCTGGTTAGAACAAAACGGAGAATTAGAGGTCTCCCTACTAAAAGCTAGCCAAgttaaaaaacctaaaatagaTACCAAAAACCAGAAGTCCGAAGTAGAGTTGATACCAAAGACCAAAGACGGGGTTGCCAACAAGGAAATTTTCCCCAAATTAGTGGAGAAATCTCAGATCCGTCGACGGGGTAGACCGCCAATATTTAAGGATAGGAATATAGATATCGGGGAGACTGTTCTGAAGTCTGATTTGGACCAATTTTTGGAGGGAAAAGAAGTTAGTTCGTCGGGGCTGTCGCGTAAGGACTTGGAGAGAGTGATGATGGGAAAATTTAATCCGAATCGTCGGTACTCTAATGAGGCTATGTGGGCAGCCCTCATGGATGTGAAGAAAGGAGGAAGTATATACAG AGCGGCCCAAACCCACAAGGTCCCCCGCAAATCCCTTCGCAACTGGATGAAGCGTTGCCACATTAAATCCTCATTCCCCATGCCTCAACAGCTCAAACAATTCGTGGAAAACAGCAAAAAACAGAAAgaatataaaaactttgactaCACTAACGTACCGGAAACACAGAATTACGAGAAAAGTGGGACGGAAACGGAAGCTTATGATGCCGAAGATTttggaaaacattttcttacttTTACTAACTCAAACGTTTCCAGCGAGGATGAAGCAATGAAACCAAATGAGGATGTTTTGAGGGATGCGGAAGGGAAGAATGAAGAGGGGAATGCGGCGATTGATATGTCGGTACATGAATGA